A genome region from Mycolicibacterium litorale includes the following:
- the purF gene encoding amidophosphoribosyltransferase, translating into MIGHDDIEPENDPREECGVFGVWAPGEDVAKLTYYGLYALQHRGQEAAGIAVADGSQVLVFKDLGLVSQVFDEPTLAAMHGHVAIGHCRYSTTGSTTWENAQPVFRNTTAGTGVAVGHNGNLVNTTELAARAREAGLINGRTPGAATTDSDILGALLAHGAADATLEQAALELLPTVRGAFCLTFMDENTLYAARDPYGVRPLSLGRLDRGWVVASETAALDIVGASFVRDIEPGELLAIDADGVRSTRFANPTPKACVFEYVYLARPDSTLAGRSVHATRVDIGRRLASEMPVEADLVIGVPESGTPAAVGYAQGSGIPYGQGLMKNAYVGRTFIQPSQTIRQLGIRLKLNPLKEVIRGKRLIVVDDSIVRGNTQRALIRMLREAGALEVHVRIASPPVRWPCFYGIDFATPAELIANGAEDEDQMLEAVRRAIGADTLGYISRQGMIAATEQPASRLCSACFDGTYPIELPGESALGKNVIEHMLATAARSGIPLEKVDNDNASALRRP; encoded by the coding sequence GTGATCGGACACGACGACATCGAGCCCGAGAATGACCCCCGCGAGGAATGTGGCGTCTTCGGCGTCTGGGCCCCGGGCGAGGACGTGGCCAAGCTCACGTATTACGGGCTGTACGCGCTGCAGCACCGCGGCCAGGAAGCCGCGGGCATCGCCGTGGCCGACGGGTCACAGGTGCTGGTGTTCAAGGATCTCGGCCTGGTCAGTCAGGTCTTCGACGAGCCGACACTGGCCGCCATGCACGGCCACGTGGCCATCGGCCACTGCCGCTACTCGACCACCGGATCCACCACGTGGGAGAACGCCCAGCCGGTCTTCCGCAACACCACCGCAGGCACCGGAGTGGCCGTGGGCCACAACGGAAACCTGGTCAACACCACTGAACTCGCCGCCCGCGCGCGCGAGGCGGGACTGATCAACGGCCGCACGCCGGGTGCGGCGACCACCGACTCGGACATCCTCGGCGCGCTGCTGGCCCACGGTGCGGCCGACGCCACCCTCGAACAGGCGGCGCTCGAACTGCTGCCGACCGTCCGCGGCGCGTTCTGCCTGACCTTCATGGATGAGAACACCCTCTACGCGGCCCGCGATCCGTACGGTGTGCGTCCGCTGTCGCTGGGCCGCCTCGACCGCGGCTGGGTGGTGGCCTCCGAGACCGCCGCGCTCGACATCGTCGGCGCCTCGTTCGTCCGCGACATCGAACCCGGCGAACTGCTGGCCATCGACGCCGACGGCGTGCGCTCCACCCGCTTCGCCAACCCCACCCCCAAGGCCTGCGTTTTCGAGTACGTGTACCTGGCCCGCCCCGACAGCACGCTGGCCGGTCGCTCCGTGCACGCCACCCGCGTCGACATCGGCCGGCGGCTGGCCAGCGAGATGCCCGTCGAGGCGGATCTCGTCATCGGCGTCCCGGAGTCCGGCACCCCGGCCGCCGTCGGCTACGCCCAGGGCTCGGGCATCCCCTACGGCCAGGGCCTGATGAAGAACGCCTATGTCGGCCGGACATTCATCCAGCCGTCGCAGACCATCCGTCAGCTGGGCATCCGGCTCAAGCTCAACCCCCTCAAAGAGGTGATCCGCGGCAAGCGGCTGATCGTCGTCGACGACTCGATCGTCCGCGGTAACACCCAACGCGCGCTGATCCGGATGCTGCGGGAGGCCGGGGCCCTCGAAGTGCACGTGCGGATCGCCTCCCCGCCGGTGCGCTGGCCCTGCTTCTACGGCATCGACTTCGCCACGCCGGCGGAGCTGATCGCCAACGGCGCCGAGGACGAGGACCAGATGCTCGAGGCCGTCCGGCGCGCGATCGGCGCCGACACCCTCGGCTACATCTCGCGGCAGGGCATGATCGCCGCAACCGAACAGCCCGCCTCCCGGCTGTGCTCGGCATGCTTCGACGGCACCTATCCGATCGAGTTGCCGGGGGAGTCGGCCCTGGGCAAGAACGTCATCGAGCACATGCTCGCGACGGCCGCCCGCAGCGGGATCCCGCTGGAGAAGGTCGACAACGACAACGCCTCCGCGCTCAGGCGCCCCTGA
- a CDS encoding NAD(P)H-binding protein has translation MADNIRCLVTGATGYIGGRLVPALLDRGLQVRAMARTPEKLDDAPWRSQAEVVRGDLTDADSLVTAFADTDVVYYLVHSMGTSKDFVAEEAESARNVVAAARKAGVRRLVYLSGLHPSGAELSRHLTSRTEVGEILIDSGIETVVLQAGIVIGVGSASFELMRHLTNRLPVMTTPKWVHNKIQPIGIDDVLHYLVEAATAPVPSSRTWDIGGPDVLEYGEAMQVYAEEAGLRRRFLVVVPGLTPTIASWWVGLVTPMPAGLARPLVESLECDAVMGDHAIDSVIRPPEKGLTPYREAVAAALRQEPLPSDPEWAGKR, from the coding sequence GTGGCTGACAACATTCGCTGCCTGGTGACGGGCGCCACCGGGTACATCGGTGGCCGGCTGGTACCGGCGCTGCTCGACCGAGGGCTGCAGGTCCGTGCGATGGCGCGCACCCCGGAGAAGCTCGACGACGCGCCCTGGCGCTCGCAGGCCGAGGTGGTGCGCGGGGATCTGACGGACGCCGACTCGCTGGTGACGGCCTTCGCGGATACGGACGTCGTGTACTACCTGGTCCACTCCATGGGCACCTCGAAGGACTTCGTCGCCGAGGAGGCCGAATCCGCGCGCAACGTGGTGGCCGCGGCACGCAAGGCGGGTGTGCGCCGCCTGGTCTATCTGAGCGGGTTACATCCCAGTGGCGCCGAACTGTCGCGCCATCTCACCTCCCGCACCGAGGTCGGCGAGATCCTCATCGACTCGGGCATCGAGACCGTGGTGCTGCAGGCCGGGATCGTCATCGGCGTGGGCTCGGCCTCGTTCGAGCTGATGCGGCACCTGACGAACCGGCTGCCCGTGATGACGACGCCCAAGTGGGTGCACAACAAGATCCAGCCGATCGGGATCGACGACGTGCTGCACTATCTGGTCGAGGCGGCGACGGCGCCGGTGCCTTCGTCGCGGACCTGGGACATCGGCGGGCCCGATGTCCTCGAGTACGGCGAGGCCATGCAGGTCTACGCCGAGGAGGCCGGGCTGCGGCGGCGGTTCCTCGTGGTGGTGCCGGGGTTGACCCCGACCATCGCTAGTTGGTGGGTGGGCCTGGTGACGCCGATGCCGGCGGGGCTGGCGCGGCCGCTGGTCGAGTCGCTGGAATGCGACGCGGTCATGGGCGACCACGCGATCGACTCGGTGATCCGGCCACCGGAGAAGGGTCTGACGCCGTACCGCGAGGCGGTGGCGGCCGCACTGCGCCAGGAGCCGCTGCCCAGCGACCCCGAGTGGGCCGGGAAGCGCTAG
- a CDS encoding cupin domain-containing protein, translating to MNPLRLALSAAAVTLAASTALAAPVSATPSRDTNGVILWQVTDGGTDYVFREITIAPGGSTGWHAHPGQLLATVKEGVLLHNRADCSVDGVYVAGQDITEKGGPGYVHIGRNVGPTPLVLQVLYINPAGAPLADDAPDPGCGFA from the coding sequence ATGAACCCCTTGCGTCTCGCCCTGTCGGCCGCGGCGGTGACTCTGGCGGCGTCGACGGCTCTGGCGGCGCCCGTGTCGGCCACCCCGTCCCGTGACACCAACGGCGTCATCCTGTGGCAGGTGACCGACGGCGGAACCGACTACGTCTTCCGCGAGATCACCATCGCCCCAGGTGGCAGCACGGGCTGGCATGCTCATCCCGGACAGCTGCTGGCGACGGTCAAGGAGGGGGTGCTGTTGCACAACCGGGCGGACTGTTCGGTTGACGGCGTGTACGTCGCCGGCCAGGACATCACCGAGAAGGGTGGCCCGGGGTATGTGCACATCGGCCGCAACGTCGGCCCGACCCCCCTGGTGCTGCAGGTGCTCTACATCAATCCGGCCGGTGCGCCGCTCGCCGACGATGCGCCCGATCCGGGTTGCGGGTTTGCCTGA
- the purM gene encoding phosphoribosylformylglycinamidine cyclo-ligase: MTERAEQHGISYASAGVDIEAGDRAVELFKPLAAKATRPEVRGGLGGFAGLFALRGGYREPVLAASTDGVGTKLAVAQAMDKHDTVGLDLVAMVVDDLVVCGAEPLFLQDYIAVGRTVPERVSQLVSGIAEGCVLAGCALLGGETAEHPGLMAPDHYDISATGIGIVEADDVLGPDRVRPGDVIIAMGSSGLHSNGYSLARKVLLEIDRMNLAGHVEEFGRTLGEELLEPTRIYAKDCLALAAETQVRTFCHVTGGGLAGNLERVVPNGLMAELDRGTWTPAPVFQMIAQRGRIERTEMEKTFNMGVGMVAVVAPEDTDRALAILTARHINCWTLGTVKKGGKDEPRALLVGQHPRF; encoded by the coding sequence ATGACCGAACGCGCCGAACAACACGGCATTTCCTACGCGTCGGCCGGTGTCGACATCGAAGCCGGTGATCGTGCCGTCGAACTCTTCAAGCCGCTGGCCGCGAAGGCCACCCGCCCCGAGGTACGCGGAGGGCTTGGTGGGTTCGCCGGCCTGTTCGCCCTGCGCGGCGGATACCGCGAGCCGGTGCTCGCGGCCTCGACCGACGGCGTCGGCACCAAGCTGGCCGTCGCCCAGGCGATGGACAAACACGACACGGTCGGGCTCGACCTGGTCGCCATGGTCGTCGACGACCTGGTGGTCTGCGGCGCCGAACCGCTGTTCCTGCAGGACTACATCGCAGTCGGGCGTACGGTGCCCGAGCGGGTCAGCCAGCTCGTGTCCGGTATCGCCGAGGGCTGCGTGCTCGCCGGCTGTGCGCTGCTGGGCGGCGAGACCGCCGAGCATCCCGGCCTGATGGCCCCCGACCACTACGACATCTCGGCGACCGGTATCGGCATCGTCGAGGCCGACGACGTCCTGGGCCCCGACCGGGTCCGGCCGGGCGACGTCATCATCGCGATGGGATCCTCGGGCCTGCACTCCAACGGATACTCACTGGCCCGCAAGGTGCTGCTGGAGATCGACCGGATGAACCTCGCCGGCCACGTCGAGGAGTTCGGCCGCACGCTGGGTGAGGAACTGCTCGAGCCCACCCGCATCTACGCCAAGGACTGCCTGGCCCTGGCCGCCGAGACCCAGGTCCGCACGTTCTGCCACGTCACCGGTGGCGGGCTCGCGGGCAACCTCGAGCGCGTGGTGCCCAACGGTCTCATGGCCGAACTCGACCGCGGTACCTGGACGCCCGCGCCCGTGTTCCAGATGATCGCCCAGCGCGGCCGCATCGAACGCACCGAGATGGAGAAGACGTTCAACATGGGCGTCGGGATGGTCGCCGTCGTCGCGCCGGAGGACACCGACCGCGCACTGGCGATCCTGACGGCCCGCCACATCAACTGCTGGACGCTCGGGACGGTCAAGAAGGGCGGCAAAGACGAGCCGCGGGCACTGTTGGTGGGCCAGCACCCGCGGTTCTGA
- a CDS encoding DUF3073 domain-containing protein encodes MGRGRAKAKQTKVARDLKYSSPQTDFERLQRELAGGDPVDGDHSDGVADEWAPEDDWRR; translated from the coding sequence ATGGGCCGCGGCCGGGCGAAGGCGAAGCAGACGAAGGTCGCTCGCGACCTCAAGTACAGCTCGCCTCAAACTGATTTCGAACGGCTCCAGCGCGAGCTGGCGGGTGGTGATCCCGTCGACGGCGACCACAGCGACGGCGTAGCCGACGAGTGGGCACCTGAGGACGACTGGCGCCGCTAG
- the ygfZ gene encoding CAF17-like 4Fe-4S cluster assembly/insertion protein YgfZ — protein MSAVPVPEGGPDAGAVWHYGDPLGEQRAATDSAVLVDRSHRAVLSLTGGERRSWLHTISSQHVSEQPDGTVTQNLSLDGQGRVEDHWWQTELGGVLYLDTEPWRGEPLLAYLRKMVFWADVAIEPADLAVLSLLGPALADTPVLDALGLRSLPAESAAVALPGGGFLRRLPAAGLEVDLVVPRDQVADWQGRLTAAGVRPAGVWAYEAHRVATLRPRLGVDTDERTIPHEVGWIGSAVHLDKGCYRGQETVARVHNLGKPPRMLVRLQLDGTTDRPSTGDPVLAGGRTVGRVGTVVEHIDDGPVALALVKRGLPADTPLTTGGGVEATAVIDADSLPATEHVGAGRLAVERLRGGAR, from the coding sequence ATGTCAGCAGTTCCCGTGCCCGAAGGCGGACCGGACGCCGGGGCGGTGTGGCACTACGGCGACCCGCTCGGCGAGCAGCGCGCCGCCACCGACAGCGCCGTACTCGTCGACCGCTCGCACCGCGCCGTCCTCTCGCTGACGGGCGGCGAACGCCGGTCGTGGCTGCACACCATCTCCAGCCAGCACGTCAGCGAGCAGCCCGACGGCACGGTCACCCAGAACCTGAGCCTCGACGGCCAGGGCCGCGTCGAAGACCACTGGTGGCAGACCGAGCTGGGCGGCGTCCTGTACCTCGACACCGAACCGTGGCGCGGTGAACCGCTGCTGGCCTATCTGCGCAAGATGGTGTTCTGGGCCGATGTGGCGATCGAGCCGGCCGACCTGGCGGTGCTGTCCCTGCTGGGTCCGGCGCTGGCCGACACGCCGGTCCTCGACGCCCTCGGCCTGCGTTCACTACCGGCCGAATCGGCGGCGGTCGCCCTGCCCGGTGGCGGTTTCCTGCGGCGCCTGCCCGCAGCGGGGCTGGAAGTCGACCTCGTGGTGCCGCGCGACCAGGTCGCCGACTGGCAGGGCCGGCTCACCGCGGCGGGCGTCCGGCCGGCCGGGGTGTGGGCATACGAGGCGCACCGGGTGGCGACGCTGCGGCCCCGTCTGGGCGTCGACACCGACGAGCGCACGATCCCGCACGAGGTCGGCTGGATCGGCAGCGCGGTGCACCTGGACAAGGGCTGTTACCGCGGCCAGGAAACTGTTGCGCGCGTGCACAACCTGGGCAAACCGCCCCGCATGCTGGTGCGGCTGCAGCTGGACGGCACCACCGACCGCCCGTCGACCGGCGATCCGGTGCTGGCCGGCGGCCGCACCGTCGGACGCGTCGGCACGGTCGTCGAGCACATCGACGACGGTCCGGTCGCGCTCGCGCTCGTCAAACGCGGACTGCCCGCCGACACCCCGCTGACCACCGGCGGAGGCGTCGAGGCGACCGCGGTGATCGACGCCGACTCGCTGCCGGCCACCGAGCACGTGGGCGCGGGCCGGCTTGCCGTGGAGCGACTTCGGGGTGGCGCTCGGTGA